A window from Pelodiscus sinensis isolate JC-2024 chromosome 31, ASM4963464v1, whole genome shotgun sequence encodes these proteins:
- the LOC142821451 gene encoding zinc finger protein RFP-like — MAASEPVKAIKAEVTCSICLQLFQDPVTTECGHSFCKPCITQHCEERESSTLCPQCKRTLHKENLRANRELKNIVESINQLSGLQREEESGRISQCQKHQEPLKLYCKNDQCPICVICRESQAHFTHTVVPMEEAVQEHREKITDQLDIIEHSCEKLHQLVTQLWKHLPQSEQEEEQKQLKRVADKVAMLLKVDTESHGQR; from the exons ATGGCAGCTTCAGAGCCTGTGAAAGCCATTAAAGCTGAAGTTACCTGTTCCATCTGTTTGCAGTTATTTCAGGACCCTGTGACTACAGAGTGTGGACACAGTTTCTGCAAGCCATGTATCACCCAGCACTGCGAGGAAAGGGAGAGCAGCACTCTGTGTCCTCAGTGCAAAAGGACATTGCACAAGGAAAACCTGAgggcaaacagagagctgaagaATATTGTGGAATCAATAAACCAGTTGTCAGGATTACAGAGAGAGGAAGAATCTGGAAGAATTAGCCAGTGCCAGAAACACCAGGAACCTCTGAAACTCTACTGTAAAAATGACCAATGCCCCATCTGTGTGATCTGCAGAGAGTCTCAGGCTCACTTCACTCACACTGTGGTGCCCATGGAGGAGGCTGTTCAGGAGCACAGG GAAAAAATCACAGACCAACTGGACATAATTGAACACTCTTGTGAGAAACTGCACCAGCTTGTGACCCAACTCTGGAAGCACCTTCCTCAGAGTGAACAAGAGGAGGAGCAAAAGCAGCTGAAGAGAGTAGCTGACAAAGTAGCAATGCTTTTAAAA GTGGATACAGAGAGCCACGGGCAAAGGTGA
- the LOC142821452 gene encoding zinc finger protein RFP-like → MASGSPLGRLLQEATDRIFLEDFTAPLTLQRGHNSGCRDPVQQGAVQPSRQLANVVAIAQRLSLQWGGVCGEHQEALKLFCVEDQAPICVICKESRTHRAHRVVPIQEAAQQYKKKIQAHLKTLREEREKLLGWKATGEGKCQKYLKQTQAERQKIVAQFQQLRQFLELSLVTTMGQRGD, encoded by the exons atggccTCAGGGAGCCCATTGGGACGTCTCCTGCAGGAAGCGACCGACAGGATCTTCCTAGAGGATTTCACGGCCCCTCTCACTCTGCAGCGTGGGCACAACAGTGGATGCagggaccctgtgcagcagggagccGTCCAGCCCAGTAGGCAGCTGGCTAACGTGGTGGCAATAGCCCAGCGGCTGAGTCTGCAGTGgggcggggtgtgtggggagcaccaggaggcgcTGAAGCTGTTTTGTGTGGAAGATCAAGCCCCCATCTGTGTGATCTGCAAAGAGTCCCGGACACACCGTGCGCACAGGGTGGTGCCCATACAGGAAGCTGCCCAGCAGTACAAG aaaaaaattcaagcccatttgaagactctgagggaagagagagaaaagctgctgggatggAAAGCAACAGGCGAGGGGAAATGCCAAaagtatctg aaacagacacaagccgagaggcagaagattgtggctcagtttcagcagctgcggcagttcctggaacTGTCTTTGGTGACCACAATGGGCCAGCGTGGAGATTAA